In Spirosoma pollinicola, the genomic window AAACGCAAACAGTTTTTTACGCTACTTCAGGCGGCTGCAATTTCGCAGCATCCACTGGGAGAGACGTTTTCCTTCAATATGAATCAATTGCTCGAAGCGACTTTTTTTCACAACAAAAACGCGCTCGTCGAACGGACTAAAAACGAGCATCTGAGCGTGTACGACGATTACGCTAACTCGGTAGAGATTTCTATCAACAATTTACCGGCAACACTTGCCGATGTAAAGAGCATTCATGTTCGGGAGGTAGCCCGGCTTTATACAAAGGAACGGCCTTATATTGAGTGGTTTCGCGCCGATTATCCGTTACCCCGCTTTCAACTATCCATCGAGACAGCGCCCAAACGGGCCAAGCGAGATAGCAGTTACTACGTTTTCAGTCCGTTCTATACTGGTGATTTCTAGGTTAAAGACAAACGCCGTATCTCCAAGATACGGCGTTTGTCTTTAACCTAGAAATCACCAGTCAGTCTGCTCGTTTCTTTTAGGCTTTACCGTTTGGCGCAGGGCGGGGCGTATTACCTTCTGGCCCTCGTGATTTTTTCTTCTTCTTTTTGTTGGCCGTTCGAGCCGTGTATTTAGCATCCAACTTTTGCAGGTCGCTATTGAGAGCGGCAGCGGTAACATGCTCTTTTTCGCCAATGGGGGTCAGCACATCGAACGATTCGGGAACAATGCCGTTTTTGTTTAACTCAACAATTTCCAGAACGCGCACAATGGGCAACGGATACCAAGTACTTTCGGCTCCGTAGCCAAACCACATGAGCTTACGGAAAATATCGGTCTTTTGAAGATAAGCCCGTCCTTTCTGCGTTTCCAGCGGTTTCTCAATCGTTGGAATATCCCGCAGCGCATCCATATACGTATCCAGTTCGTAGTTCAGGCAGCACTTCAGGCGTCCACATTGCCCCGACAGTTTAGCCGGATTCAGCGACAGATTCTGATACCGGGCCGCCGAAGTAGCAATGTTTTTGAAATCCGTTAACCAGGTTGAACAGCAAAGTTCACGACCACAGGAACCAATACCGCCCAGCCGACCGGCTTCCTGCCGAAGGCTAATCTGGCGCATTTCGATCCGGGCTTTGAATTCACTCGCCAGCATTTTGATTAACTCACGGAAATCAACCCGCTCTTCGGACGAATAATAAAAGGTCGCCTTTGTGTTATCTGACTGAAATTCAACGTCAGATAGTTTCATATTGAGCTTTAACTCGCGGGAAATTTCGCGCGAGCGATAGAGTGCCGGGAGATCGCGCAGAACAGCCTGTTCGTGGCGTTCAAGATCTTTAGGCGTTGCAATCCGGTGAATAACTTTGGTGTCATCAGTAATCTTGACACCGCGTTTTTTCACCTGTATCCGTACCAGTTCGCCTTGCAGCGAAACAGCGCCCACGTGGAAACCCGATTGCATTTCAACTACCACATAGTCGCCCGTAGTGAGATCAAGCTGGTGAACATTCCGGTAATATTCCTTCCGTCCACCCTTAAATTTCACCTCAATTACATCGTATCGCAAACCTGGCATGGCGATATCGCTCAGCCAGTCAAAAGAATTCAGTTTGTTGCAGCCTCCGGTGCTACACCCTCCGCTACCGCATCCTGTGGTGGCCGTTTTCTCGCCATCGGATGCGCCACGTTGGGTTCCACACCCGCCGGTTGCACAAGATTTGCAGGACATGTATATATAATTTACGATGTACGAATTACGATTTTCGAACTACGAACAAGAAAAATCGTAATTCGTACATCGTAAAACGCAAATCAGTTAGTCGGAATACCGGATCAGGTCAAGCCCAATGTCTTTCCGGTACTGTTTTCCGTCAAATTGTACCATCCGGGCCGCTTCCTGCGACTTCCTGACAGCGTTTTCAAGCGAGTTGGCCTGTGCTGTGATAGCCAGTACCCGTCCGCCATTGGTCAACGCGTGACCGTCTTTTTGGAGCGTTCCGGCATGGAACGCCATTATATCATCTAAACGCTCTAGTTCAGAAATGATTTTACCGGTTTCGTAATCACCCGGATAACCACCCGATACCAGCATTGTTGTAACGGCCGTTTGGGGCGACACCTGAATCGTAACGTTTCCAAGCTTACCCTCGGCGGTAGCGATCATTAACTCCGCAAAATCACTCTGTATACGGGGCAACACGACTTCAGTTTCAGGATCGCCCATACGAGCGTTGTATTCAATTACATAAGGCTCATTGTTTACTTTCATTAACCCTACAAAAATAAAGCCCTTGTAAGCAATACCTTCTTGCTGTAACCCAGCTAACGTAGGCTTGACAACCTTATCTTCAACCTTTTGCAAAA contains:
- a CDS encoding PSP1 domain-containing protein; translation: MSCKSCATGGCGTQRGASDGEKTATTGCGSGGCSTGGCNKLNSFDWLSDIAMPGLRYDVIEVKFKGGRKEYYRNVHQLDLTTGDYVVVEMQSGFHVGAVSLQGELVRIQVKKRGVKITDDTKVIHRIATPKDLERHEQAVLRDLPALYRSREISRELKLNMKLSDVEFQSDNTKATFYYSSEERVDFRELIKMLASEFKARIEMRQISLRQEAGRLGGIGSCGRELCCSTWLTDFKNIATSAARYQNLSLNPAKLSGQCGRLKCCLNYELDTYMDALRDIPTIEKPLETQKGRAYLQKTDIFRKLMWFGYGAESTWYPLPIVRVLEIVELNKNGIVPESFDVLTPIGEKEHVTAAALNSDLQKLDAKYTARTANKKKKKKSRGPEGNTPRPAPNGKA